One genomic segment of Virgibacillus doumboii includes these proteins:
- a CDS encoding NAD(P)H-dependent flavin oxidoreductase, with the protein MIQLLEKLQIDIPVIQAGMAGGITTPEMVAAVAESGALGTIGAGYMSAPALKSDILAVKQLTDKPFAVNLFAVNLEAFSTEVNSMQQLLNKYREELDLDPGEDSVKVHDHLQEKVYVILEENIPIVSTAFGVLPSVLIERLKENHVTLIGMATNLDEARKLEEAGYDVVVAQGNEAGGHRGTFDVNKYPDGCNIGLHVLVQELVDNISIPVVAAGGIHSKNQADALMVLGASGVQLGTRFLVAKEAGTNAAYCRELIKAKTGDTAITKVFSGRPARAIQNRFIKEVGESGITLLPFPIQNQLTKDIRFAGKEYAVADMQSLWAGQGVGAIDKEEYVFDIIRSLVEET; encoded by the coding sequence ATGATTCAATTATTGGAAAAACTGCAAATAGATATCCCTGTCATTCAGGCTGGAATGGCCGGTGGAATTACAACTCCTGAAATGGTAGCTGCGGTTGCAGAATCAGGTGCGCTAGGGACAATTGGAGCAGGATATATGAGTGCTCCCGCATTAAAAAGTGATATTTTAGCGGTGAAGCAGTTAACGGACAAGCCATTTGCTGTAAATCTTTTTGCAGTTAATCTGGAGGCGTTTTCCACTGAGGTAAATTCTATGCAGCAATTGTTAAATAAATACAGGGAAGAACTCGATCTCGATCCAGGGGAAGATTCAGTAAAGGTTCACGACCATTTGCAGGAAAAAGTCTATGTGATTTTGGAAGAAAATATCCCGATTGTCAGCACAGCGTTTGGTGTATTGCCGTCCGTCTTAATTGAGCGGTTAAAAGAAAATCATGTGACCCTGATTGGCATGGCAACCAACCTGGATGAAGCAAGAAAACTTGAAGAAGCGGGATATGATGTCGTTGTTGCCCAGGGAAATGAAGCGGGCGGACACAGAGGGACATTCGATGTAAACAAATACCCGGATGGATGTAACATCGGCCTGCATGTGCTTGTGCAGGAATTGGTTGATAACATATCCATACCGGTTGTGGCAGCAGGTGGTATTCATTCTAAGAATCAGGCTGATGCACTTATGGTCTTAGGGGCTTCAGGTGTTCAGCTGGGCACACGGTTTCTTGTGGCAAAAGAAGCAGGGACAAATGCTGCTTATTGCCGGGAACTCATTAAAGCCAAAACAGGTGACACCGCTATTACGAAAGTATTTTCCGGACGGCCGGCACGTGCTATCCAGAATCGTTTTATAAAAGAGGTGGGGGAGAGCGGTATAACGCTGTTACCATTCCCAATCCAAAACCAGTTGACCAAAGATATCCGTTTTGCCGGGAAAGAATATGCAGTAGCTGATATGCAATCACTATGGGCAGGCCAGGGTGTTGGTGCAATTGATAAGGAAGAATATGTTTTTGATATTATACGTTCTCTTGTTGAAGAGACATAG